One stretch of Spartobacteria bacterium DNA includes these proteins:
- the ugpC gene encoding sn-glycerol-3-phosphate ABC transporter ATP-binding protein UgpC: MAKVEFKNIKKSFGKIEVVKQFDFTVEDGEFVVFLGPSGCGKSTTLRMLAGLETITSGDIYVGDRLINKVDPKDRDLAMVFQSYALYPHMTVYDNIAFALKLKGMSKADIDTDVRKAAAMLELSPLLHRKPKELSGGQRQRVAMGRAMVRTPKVFLFDEPLSNLDAKLRGVMREEIKHLHRELKTTTIYVTHDQIEAMTLADRIVILKDGYIEQTGTPTEVFHRPANKFVAQFIGNPPMNILDAKIVKKDNNWQIEMGAFQFDLPGRFHEKAAHNQVVNLGIRPTDIHLRAEQVDHDRTLPMAVKIEDKELLGASILMRTEVAGQPLMVETQAVEVCGDDLTLHMDLDAVHLFDASSEKSLAVYS; the protein is encoded by the coding sequence ATGGCTAAAGTTGAATTTAAAAACATTAAAAAATCATTTGGTAAAATCGAAGTCGTTAAACAATTTGATTTCACCGTTGAAGATGGCGAATTTGTCGTATTTCTGGGCCCTTCGGGCTGTGGTAAATCTACAACGCTGCGCATGCTTGCAGGCTTGGAAACCATCACTTCCGGCGACATTTACGTAGGGGACCGGCTTATAAATAAAGTGGATCCGAAAGACCGCGATCTAGCTATGGTTTTCCAGAGCTATGCGCTCTATCCGCACATGACCGTTTACGACAATATTGCCTTTGCACTGAAATTAAAGGGCATGTCCAAAGCCGACATCGATACGGATGTACGGAAAGCCGCCGCGATGCTGGAGTTGTCACCACTGCTGCACCGCAAGCCGAAAGAACTATCTGGCGGGCAGCGGCAGCGCGTTGCGATGGGTCGCGCCATGGTTCGCACACCGAAGGTATTCCTGTTCGACGAACCGCTCTCCAATCTGGACGCCAAATTGCGCGGCGTTATGCGGGAAGAAATCAAGCATCTTCACCGCGAACTTAAAACGACTACCATTTATGTGACACATGACCAGATTGAAGCGATGACACTGGCCGACCGCATTGTCATTCTGAAAGACGGGTATATCGAGCAGACGGGCACCCCAACCGAAGTATTCCACCGTCCGGCCAATAAGTTTGTTGCGCAGTTTATCGGTAATCCTCCCATGAACATCCTGGATGCAAAAATCGTTAAGAAAGATAATAACTGGCAGATTGAAATGGGCGCATTTCAATTTGACCTACCAGGACGTTTCCATGAAAAAGCCGCTCACAATCAGGTCGTGAATCTGGGTATTCGTCCCACAGATATCCATTTACGCGCGGAGCAGGTCGATCATGACAGAACGTTGCCCATGGCGGTGAAAATCGAGGACAAAGAACTGCTTGGCGCAAGCATTCTGATGCGAACTGAAGTGGCCGGCCAGCCGTTGATGGTTGAAACTCAGG